The genome window taataaaacctatagactctaagatctatatctagacaagtttgtgttcacgatttgccaattgttctaaacatttagaacctaacaagatgcaaaactattaattaaatttttgtattcaagttatcaaacatttttttttaatgtttgaaaTCGTTTGTAAACATTGTATTTTGCGAACTTTGTAGTTTTAAAACACGTGTACTTGTGTGTAATTAGTTTTAGCCtaatttttatgatatatattATCCTTGTCTATTAATTAACCGAGCACCGAGCCAATTGCAAACCAATTTCTTAGTTACTTAAGGAGTCATTATCTTTCTATCATAGTTTCGGTAACACGCAATGGATTCTAGCCTAAGGAGTTATTGTAGTTGTTGTTTTTTGAAGAacttaagaagaagaagagcctCCAAAGTTACATTAGAGTGCATGTCTATAGTCCTAAGAAGCTGATTTTGCTGTTCTTGTCTTTCTGTTTCATGAGGCATCTCACTTTagagtgtgtttgtttggaggtgaaataggataaatggaaaattttaaagagaaaatgggttttgtgtgttgtttggttgagaggggGGAAAAGAAAACTTTTATGTGGGGCCCAAGCATTTTTCATCCAGGCTCACACAAAATTTGTCtcccaaaatggagagaaaattgggTGAGAAGAGTTTGATGGCGAAATGACAAAATTGCCCATGTGCACTCcagttgtctttttttttttttcttatgatttCCTGGGCAACGTTGcctcctctttttttattattatttttttatattttttttcctatggtTTCCTGGGTAACGTTGCCtcctctttttatattattttttttttcttttgattttctgagCATGatgctttgtgttttttttttttttcccttatggTTTCTTGGGCAACGTTGCCtcctcttttttattatcattattttatatttttttcttttgatttcctGGGCATGGtgctttgtgtgtgtgtgtgttttttttttttaactaaaaatgatttttttttttggaaatgatttttttttttattgcttatcacttttttgttttaattggacatcattttttaataaaatgtatatGAGtatatttatacaaactcattttttccatcattccactttttcactcccaaccaaacaaaaagaacggaaattgaaatcttttctatcttcccacaattttctatcatttcacTTTTCcacctccaaccaaacacatccTTAAGTCTCAGAACTTTAAATAAAACAGCaccaaaattgtaaaaaccaaaGAATCAACAATTCAACATATAGTAGTATGAAACCAAGTTACAAACTATGTGGAACTACACTCCATAATTGTACACGTTGAAAAGAACTTGTTCCTATGATGGCCAAGGAAGAACGTGAttaatgactttttttaattgactactgtttttcaaaaccaaatccaCAGTTAATACACTAGTAACTACTATTTTCAAAATAGTAACTACTAGTATGGGGTCTCACCCATGAGCAGGTAGGATTCTACCATGGTCATGCCCAAGTAAAGATGTCACACTGGTCGCCCCCCTGTACCAATTTtttgattaccaaaaaaaaactactgttttcaaaaccaaaagTGCAGTGACCTAAGCCACAATGAAACATTGCCCAAACTCATGAGCAGTAAATCATAAAAGCGTTTTGGACATAAAGAATTAAAGATgacaaaatgccaaaaaaaaaaaaagtttagctaTGGCACCAAGCAAATTAGTGAACACAAGTACAAAATTGCAATCAAGCACATTTGCCACCACGCCATCCAGGTGGGACAGTAAATGTAATTGTTTTTCATTAAGAAAACTGTCATTCATTTGCACTTGTATCTCTGAAATATTGTGCGCttgcaaaaatgaaattaacATCAAGAAGGTCGCTCTTCCTGTCTCTGCGCAGTTACAACACTCGAGACCTTTTCAAGGTATCACAAAGCAATCGACAAATAAACCCATTATTCTTTAGGATGATATGGCAACCATTTGGAAGTTCCCCAACTCTCAACATACAAATATTCTGGTAGTTGACAAATGGATGAAGTCCAACAGAGACTAAAATTTCTTACTTCAGATGATGCTCAAACAAAGATGCCATCTCAATCTATAGAAAAACCAGATTTGATAATTAATGAGGGAGCTGAATCACCTAAAGAACAAACTCAATAATAGACATCCATAACTAATTAATAGTTGAGGGAGTATAATATCAATAAGGAAGATGCATGAAACAACTAATTTACCTTCCAAATGATAATTCAGTCATTTCTTCAACATTAAGGAAAAAGATGGAATAAACacattacaaaatatttaaaaaatgagacAATATTATAATGATTAAATTGAGAGTGCAGTTCAGAACTAAAATCAAACATTGATACAAGGACTGTCAAAGGCAAAACTTAAACCCTATGCTTTAGGCAACCGCACAACAATGAGAAATTGCATGTTAAATATGGTAAGATTTTTGTACTCAGAAATACATTGGCCATTGGTAGCAAAATTATGACTTTGAGACATTATTAACTCGCAATATGTTCAGTGAACAATGCTCATGCATATGTTTCAATGTTTTGGCTCCATATGTGATTGTCATTATTACATAAATCTACATGATCCGGATTCAACCACAATATCTCTTCTAGAATGTGATGTCTGATGGAATACAcaaacaaaactcaaaaggCACATCCGATTCATAAAACCATATCAAGGAGAAGAGAGGTAATCAGGGACTGAATTGTAGAGAGGTCTCTAAAATTCAGTCCCTGATTACCTCTCTTCTCTTTGATATGGTTTTATGGACAGGATGTGCCTTTTGAGTGAATAAGAAAACTTCATTTATAGCCTTCTAGTgaataagaaataaagtaaTCTTTGCTAAGCCcagcgcccccccccccccccccaaccaaacaaaataaaaataataataaaaaaataaaaaagaagtaggAAGAAGTTGCGTTTGCATGCACATCTGTAAGCAAATGAAAAAGGAAACGAAGAGAGAAAGATCAGTggtaaaaagataaaaagaaagaaaagaaaagaaatgatatcataaataaaataagtagcAATTAATTGGCCAAAACACACCACACTACTGCCTTCATTCTCTTGTAATGTAACTTTAACATCAACTTACAGCTGTCAGAGCAGTCTCAGAACCCTTATTGCCAGATTTACCACCAGCACGATTTAATGCCTACAGTAATTGTAATAGGCTACAGTCAAACACCCCATCTCATCTAGTGAGCACCAAAAAATAAGGGACAACTATAGAGAGATTTGACAGATTACCTGCTCCATGTCCTCACAAGTCAGGACGCCAAATATGCATGGAACTCCTATAAAGTCATAGATAATGCTTCAGTCTATTAGTAGGAGTTAAATATAAGATATTTTATTTAGACAGCAAGAATAGAGTGACAGTTGGGACAAGTTCACCAATTTAATAGCAGATGAACATATTTTCTcgataaattttttgtatgcGCTTTATAAATTGAAATGTAGGTTGCTTCACAAcatagtgaaaaagaaaaaagattgaaaattgaCGTATAGCTacaccttttcttctttctaattaaCAAATCAACAGTATGTGGATGTCTGCGGATGAAGTTATCTACATACTTATGCATGAAACATAAAAATGTCATACGAAGTTGGGAAATTATTACACATTCTAGACCTTTGAGCCACCGAACTTGAGTCATGACCTTCCCAACCTTTAGCTGTGACTTCATAATAACAGCTCAAACTCTATAGTATAGTCAAAGCAGCGTCCACATAACTAATGATTTAATTCTACTCTCAatagaaatatattaagatTAAACTCTAAAAAGGTGATGAACAAACTTTAAAAGAGTGAGCAGTATAAtgatttgagaaatttttttgattagCCCAAGTGATTTGTTTGATTATTAGGAAATTTTAATAGTGATATCGAGTACAGTAGTGGTGTGGAATTCTATTGTTATAATTATGAGATGAGAGGCCTAGCTACCTCGAATTAGTCACAAAACTTGTGTTTGTCCTCTGTTGTTATGGggggttcaattttctttttcattgaaTCTAAGACTTTCGAATTCTCAGTCGAGGAGGGAGGTACGTATTTCATGTTACGCATTTTTGAGCGAAGTCGGGATTCTCTCCGGTCAGTTTTCATGGGCAGAGAAAGCGCCAAGTGTTTGCTAGCTATTGTGGAGGATCTAATGTCTACTAAAACTCCCGGTAACTTTGCACGAACCTTTAGGGATAAtgagaaagtttttattttgcaattgGGTTCCAATTCACACGGCAGTTTTTTAATGATCTCGGAACTCATCTATGGCCGTCGGAAAGGACTTCTCATGGTCCCAGAAGGGAAAGCTAGTAGTGGGTGGCGAAGTTTTGGATTTCATCTAAGGAAAGCAATTGCACCTGGAACACTTGCAACCAAACAGCCTTTTATCTCTGTCCTGAAACCGAGAGTGGAGAATCACAAAACTTTTCTGCTGGCAGCGGCGGAGGGTGATCGGAGAGAGGGTAGCGGTAGCAGAAAAGGAAAGCAATTAATGCCggagtttcaaatttcaaccGAATCAATTTTGAGCAATAAGAGCCACGATATACGCGATTTGAATGCTGGGAAGAAACAAGCTATATCTAAGGCTGAATTGTCGGTTGAGATTACAGAGAGCAACAGCTGTATCAATGACTCACCTTTAACGTTGGATGTTGGCCTGAGATTGGAGCGTGGGCCAGATGGTGAGTGGGAGGTATTGTGGTCCAAAGTCAAGGAAGTGGGCCGTAGAAAAACCCAAAGACAAAAACTTTAAGCCCGTTAGCCATTTTAAACCCACAGCTCCCTTCAATGCAAAGcccaaaccaaaacaaacactTCAAAACAGCGAGACTCACCCACGTAACTTGATTTCTGCTTCGAAGAGCTCAGTCAGCGATCCTCGCAGAGGCGTTGTGGACTCTACCTCGGAATTTCCTCAAGCTGACTCCCAAAGCTTGTTGAGGCTAGCCCAGTCGATGACAGCCTCCGACGGTGCCAATATTGACTTTATCGGCGCCGATGAGCCCAATAATGAGATTCTCAGCTCCGATGAGTCCGATACAGCTTTTCTCAGCTCCGATGAGTTCGATGAGTCAGCAAACACCTCCGATGGTGAAGAGAAATTGCACCAAGACATCCGTTTGATACTTCAGGAGAATTCCGGCAATGTTAGCAAGAAATGGGGGAATTCAGAACAGTGGGTGCTTGTACTTCGAGATGGAAGAAGAGTGGCGGTTCCGATTCAAATTTCTCTGCCTCCAGGTGAAGTCACAGAGGTATTGGAAGAGCAAACCCAATTGGCCTTGGTCCCCTTGAAGTGTTCAGATGTTGTGGAGGTGTCATCAGCCCAAGTTGATGAGAATGAAGTACTTGTGGAGGATTGGGTCTCAGACACTTCAGAGTCTTCTGAGCTACCTAATGTAGAGGGTTTGTCGCCTCTAAGTGTGGAACCACTGGCCTTTTCTCTACCTTTGGCAATGGAAGGGCAGGAAGTGTTGGGTGTGGAGAATCCAGTGAGGGGAGAAGCTTACTCTGAGTGGGTCCAAAGCAGATTTAAAGGGTTTGATAACTTCCTGGGCACGTCCCTAAAAGGTTTGGAAAATCAAGCAACCACCTTTTTATTGGCTGTTGAGGCTGAATTACACCGTAGGGCTGCTTTGGAAAAAAAAGCACGTGATTTGAAGAGTTCTGGAGTAAAAGGTATTAGAGAGCTGAAGGGTCTATTCAGCTCGATTAATTATGGTTCTACTTCAACTAGGCGCAGTGGTATTAATAGGGAGCGGGCTCTCTCTGTTCCTAAATAAATCTGAAGATGATTTCCTGGAATGTCAAAGGATTGAATGAGGCTGGGAAGAGACTTCAGATTCGTAATTTGTTGCGTGCATGGAGACCTGATATTGTCTGTTTGCAGGAGACTAAACTTGAATGGATTACTAGAGGAGTAGTCAGAAGTATATGGAGTTGTCCATATGTAGACTGGTCGTACTTGAGTTTAGAAGGTGCTTTTGGAGGTATTGTATTGATGTGGGATCGGAGGGCAGTGGAAAAGGTGGAAGAAGCAGTAGGGCACTTTTCTGTTTCATGCAAATTTAGAAACATAGGCAATCAATTTGAGTGGGCTTTTACAGGTTTATATGGGCCAAATTCGAACAAGTGGCGTAGGAAGATGTGGGAGGAACTGACAGGGCTGATTAGTTGGTGGGATGTGCCATGGTGCCTAGGAGGTGACTTTAATATAATTCGTTTTCCATCGGAGAGATTAGGGGCTACAACTAGTACTCAGGCTATGTatgaatttttggattttatctcTCTTCATGGACTGATGGATATACCTATGGAAGGAGGCCTTTATACTTGGTCCAACAATTCCTCTGCCTCTAGAATTGACcggtttcttttctctccaccTTTGGCGGATCATTTCACTCTATTTGCACAGAGAAGGTTGTCTAAGATACTTTCAGACCACTACCCAATTCTGTTGGAAGGGGGGAGTCATCGGAGAGGTAGAACTCCTTTtcgttttgaaaatatgtggttgaagGCGGAAAATTTTGTGGATAAAGTGAAAACTTGGTGGGCATCCTATTTGTTTCAAGGCAACCCAAGTTTTATACTAGCTAAGAAGTTGGCTGCCTTGAAGTTGGACctaaaaaaatggaatgaaacGGAGTTTGGCAATGTCACTTTAAAGAAACAGCTGTTATGGAACAAATTGAATGACTTGGATGTTAGAGAGGAGACTCAACCTTTAATAGCTGAGGAGAAGTTAGAACAAGTTAATCTCCGTACCGAGATTGAAAAGCTTACTCTTTTAGAAGAAATTAGTTAGAGGCAGAAGTCTAGGATGCTACACTTGAGGGAGGGGGATGcaagtacaaaattttttcatagAATGGCTAATTCCAATCGAAGAAATAATGGTATTGAGAGCCTTATGGTTGATGGAACCTTGTCTTCTGATCAAGGTATGATTGCTGATTGTATTACTCAATTCTTTATGAATTTATACTCGGAGCAGCAAGTTGTTCGACCTTTTCCAAAAGTCTTGGTATTTCCTAGGATATCCGGTGATAATGCTGATTGGTTAGATAGACCCTTTGAGGAGGCAGAAATTTTTGATGTCATACAGAATTTTAATGGTGACAAAGCTCCTGGACCTAATGGGTTTCCAATGGCCTTCTTCCAAGCATGTTGGGGTATTCTCAAAACTGATCTTATGGCTGTATTTCACCatttttttgctaaaggtcAGTTTGAGAAAAGCTTAAATGCAACGTTCATCACTctcatccctaaaaaaaaaccagcaatTGAAGTCAAGGATTTTCGCCCCATTAGTCTTGTTGGGGGGGTTTATAAAATCATTGCTAAGGTCTTAGCCACCAGACTTTGCACGGTCATGGAAGATATAATTTCTCCTTCTCAAAATGCATTTGTGAGGAACAGGCAGATTCTTGACCCTGTGCTTATTGCTAACGAATACCTCGACAGTAGAGTGAAAACTGGTTTGCTAGGGATACTTTGCAAATTAGATGTTGAGAAGGCTTTTGATCATGTCAATTGGGGTTTTCTTATGCAGTTACTAGAACGGAGTGGGTTCTCTGCTAAATGGAGGCggtggattttcttttgtatatcTACTGTTCGATTCTCTATATTGATAAATGGCACTCCTAGTGGGTTTTTTGAGAGCTCCAGGGGGTTGAGACAAGGTGACCCATTGTCCCCTTTGTTGTTTGTCTTGGTGATGGAAGCCCTTGGGAGAATGTTGGATAAGGCTGTCCATGATGGTCACATGTCAGGCTTTGATGTGGGTCGTTTAGAGGGAAGATCTTTGGAGGTGTCCCATTTGCTCTTTGCGGACgacactttaattttttgtgatgctgatTTGGATCAGGTTTTGTTTCTCCGTATGATTCTCATTTGGTTTGAGGCGGTTTCTGGTCTGAAGATAAATTTGGGCAAGTCAAAGCTGGTTCCTATTGGTATGGTGCATAATCTTGACTTATTGTTGAATGTCCTTGGTTGTAAACAAGGTACCCTTCCAATGAAATATTTAGGCCTTCCTTTGGGAGCTAAATGTAAGGATAAGTCAATTTGGAACCCAATTCTGGAGAAGATAGAACAGAGATTAGCAGGATGGAAACGTTTGTACTTATCCAAGGGAGGTAGAGccactttaattaaaagcactctATCTAACCTACCCAcatattttctatctttatttccTATTCCTGCTTCTGTGGCTAACAAAATTGAGAAACTTCAGAACGATTTTTTATGGGGTGGCATTGGTGATGAACCAAAATTCCATTTGGTCAAATGGGCTACTGTTTGCACTCCCATTGCTTCgggtggtttggggataagaAAGGTAAGACTTTTAAATGAAGCTCTACTTGGGAAGTGGCTATGGAGATTTGGGATGGAGAGGGCTGCTCTTTGGAGGCAAGTGATAGCTGTGAAATATGGTTGTGAATGGGGTAGTTGGTGTACTAGGCCTACTAACGGTCCATATGGTGTTGgcttgtggaaaaatattagtcaGGGATGGCCTACTTTCTCTCGACACATTCTATATGAGATTGGGGATGGGTCTAGGGTGAAATTTTGGCAAGACCGTTGGTGTGGTGAAATTTCTCTTGCAGTCAGCTATCCTGAATTGTTTAGATTCTGCCGAGATCAAGAGGTTAGTGTGGCTGAGGTTATGAAGTTTGATAACGGAATCCTGTTTTGGGATGTAAGTTtctttaggggtgtgcatgcaCGGGAACTAGAGGCACTGGCCAGTTTCATGGATACCATATATGGTGTGTCGGTTAGAGGGCTTGGTGAGGATAAATTGTGCTGGAAATCTGTTAGAAAGAAGGGCTTCACAGTTAGGGATTATTACAATCTCTTAGTGGGCCCTAATGACTATtgttttccttggaaaagcatttggaagcagaagattccttctcgagtagctttctttgtttggactgttGCTTTAGGGAAATGCTTAACGATTGACAATTTACGAAGAAGGAAGGTTTGGATATTAGACTGGTGCtacatgtgcaagtgtaatgggGAATCGGttgatcatctttttcttcattgtccaGTTGCAATGGATATGTGGGCTATGGTGTTCGGGTTGTTTTGAGTGAGTTGGGTTATGCCGCAATATGTCGTGGGGCTTCTAGCATGTTGGCAAGGCAGTTTTGGCCGT of Quercus lobata isolate SW786 chromosome 8, ValleyOak3.0 Primary Assembly, whole genome shotgun sequence contains these proteins:
- the LOC115955997 gene encoding uncharacterized protein LOC115955997, with the translated sequence MISWNVKGLNEAGKRLQIRNLLRAWRPDIVCLQETKLEWITRGVVRSIWSCPYVDWSYLSLEGAFGGIVLMWDRRAVEKVEEAVGHFSVSCKFRNIGNQFEWAFTGLYGPNSNKWRRKMWEELTGLISWWDVPWCLGGDFNIIRFPSERLGATTSTQAMYEFLDFISLHGLMDIPMEGGLYTWSNNSSASRIDRFLFSPPLADHFTLFAQRRLSKILSDHYPILLEGGSHRRGRTPFRFENMWLKAENFVDKVKTWWASYLFQGNPSFILAKKLAALKLDLKKWNETEFGNVTLKKQLLWNKLNDLDVREETQPLIAEEKLEQVNLRTEIEKLTLLEEIS